The DNA segment CGGGCCTGTCGGTCTACTTAAGGGACGTAACCAACCTCGTCGAGCGCGAGCGCGAACTCGAGCAGTCCGAGCGCCGGTACCGGGCACTCGTCGAGCACTTTCCGAACGGCGCGGTCGCCCTGGTCGACGAGGACCTCCACTACCGGACTGTCGGGGGCAACCCCCTCGACGTTGCCGACGTCACTGTCGAGGCCATCGAGAATCGTCCGGTTCGAGAGGCGCTACCACCGAAGTTGGCCGACGAACTCGTCCCGCGCTACGAAGCCGCCATGGAGGGCGAGTCCAACTCGTTCGAGGCCGAGTACGACGACCGCACCTTCGAGTTCCACATCGTGCCGGTCCGGGACGATGACGGCAACGTCTTCGCTGCCTTGGGGATGTCCCAGGACGTCACCAAGCGGAAGGAGAGCGAGCGCGAGCTCGAACGGGCACTCGACCTGCTCGAACGGACTGAGCGAATCGCGGACGTCGGCGGCTGGGAAATCGACGTGGATACCCAGGACGTGTTCTGGACCGACCACATCTTCGAACTCCTGGAGGTGGACGCTGACGAGGAACCGCCGCTGGACGAGGCCCTCAACATGTACCACGAAGAGGACCAGCCAATCGTCGAGGCCGCCGTCGAGGACGCACTCGCCTCCGGCGACTCGTTCGACATCGAGGTGCGGATTCATACGGATCACAGCGGGATACGATGGCTGCGGCTCCAAGGCGTTCCTGAAACCGTCGACGGTGACGTCGTGTCGTTCCGCGGGGCAGCCCAGGACATCACCGAACAAAAAGAGCGTGAGCGGGAACTCCAGGAGCGCAACGACCGCCTCGACAGTTTCGCCAGTATGCTCGCGCACGAACTGCGCAATCCCGTCACCATCGGTCAGATCTACAGCCAGCAATTGCCCGACGAGACGGAGTCAGATGCGGTCGAGTACGTCACGGAGGCGTTCGACCGCATCGAGGATATGATCGATGTCTTGTTGGTGTTGACCCAAGGCCGCGAGGCGATTGGCGAGAGAACCCCAATTCACCTTGCGGACGCCGCACGCGAAGCGTGGGATAAAGTCGAAGCGCCGGAGGCGACGCTGAACATCGAATTTGATTACACGACTCAGGCCGACAAGACGTACGTCCAGCACCTGTTCCGGAATCTCTTCGAGAATGCTGTGGAGCACGGTGGTAGCGACGTCACGATTACGGTCGGCGGTCTCCCGACCGGGTTCTTCGTGGCCGACGATGGCCACGGAATCCCAGCGGGAGAACGAGACGGCGTATTCGAAGCAGGCTACACGACTGCCGCCGACCAAGGCGGCACTGGATTGGGATTGGCGTACGTAAAGGAGTTAGCCGAAGTGTACGAGTGGGAGTATACGGTGACCGAAAGCTCAACCGGGGGTGCACGGGTGGAGTTCACGAACGTAGACCAGGCCGCACCCAGTAACTGAGGACTGTCGGAGCAATGGGGAATCACGCTAGACCTAAGTATTGATGGTTCCCTGAGCGAGGTATGGGGGATGCCATGCGAGAAGCGAACAAAGCCGACCAAGGCGCTGTTCAACATCTGTACCGAGCACTAGAGAACTGCGATTCTAACGAAAAAGACTACCACGTCCGCCAGGCATTGCAACTACTAGGCGTTGCATCTGGCGATCAGAAGCAGTAAAGTTCGATTCTGTGACCTAGACCGTCTCCGATGCAGTCATTTCGGCTATCGCACCCACCAGAGGTGTGAACCCCGCACATCGTCTGTCGTACCGAGAGGGAACTTTCGTCTCATCAACTAGAAGTGCTCGTCCAGTGAAATCGGCCGGACTGTCGTCCCCCATCACGACGACAGCCACGAGGGATACTACGACGAGTTGCGCAAGAAGAGCCTCGAAGAACTCGTCAACCAACTCGATAGTTCACGTCCAGCGTTCGCTGATCGCCTTCGATACGGTACCCGAAATCTTCTCGAAAGCACTATCGCTTACCACGTACCCTCGGACGACGTTGACGAGTAGGCGGTAGTTTATAAACGTGTTCCATAATGAATGGTAAGCGGCAACCTCGTACTACGCGAAGGGATGAGTGAGAATGTGCGAAGAGTCTCCTACTGACGGAGCGATCGGCACCGAGAACGTCAATCTCGAATATCACATTAGCAAAGGTGAGACGGTGGTCGATGGGGTTCTCAATGCAGTAGAGAAGGCAAACAGCAATTCGGCTCAGTTGGAGGACGACTCGACAATTACCGACAGTGTGGGTGATTCGCTTCCGCCTCTTTTCGACGCAGTGGAACCGGTCGCTCTCAACAACCTCATTCTGACCTCATCCGGCCAAAATTTGGAAATCTCGTTCCCGTTTGCGGGATATGAAATCGTAGTCACCTGCCCCAATACCATACGAGTGCACGAGCATCCGTCAGCCGCAAGCGCGACAGAATGAGAGGGGAGCGTCGTGGCGGTGTGGAGTGTCCGGGGGTTAGAGGAGAATACGGTATAGAAGAACATCACCGGCCCGTGCAAGAGGCAGATACCGTAATCGTACTCGTTTTGTAGAATATAGATAAGCGCATCAGCACTGCTTCCATCTTCGAGTGTTGCTTGTGTGACTACCCGTTCGTAGTCTTCACCTTCAAATTCCGCTTATTTGGGATTATTTGCTAAAATCGGCCAGTTCCTGGTTGAGTTTCTCCTTTTCCTCGTAGAAGAGTGCATGTCCACTCTCCTCGAAGCGAACGAGTTCCGTGTCTTCGATTCCGTCGTGGAGCTTCTCTGCCGTCAGCTCGAACGGACAGGCCTGATCGTGGACACCGTGACAGATGAGCGTCGGCACAGAGATGTCCGCGAGGTCGGAACGGAGATCCATCTCGCCGACCGCTTCGATCGAATCGGCCATGGCTTGCGGCGACGATTCCATGCTCATGTTCTGGAACCAATCTTTCAGCTCTGGACTCGGTGCGGAGTGAAACATCGAATCGGCGAAGTCACTACTTACCTTCGCCCGGTCCTCGTAGCATCCCCTGGCAAGGTCCATGAACGCGGCTTCATCGGCGCCTTCCGGAAAGTCGGGTTTCTTGGCCAAAACGGGGCTCGCGGCACCGAGAAGCGCCAATTTTGCCACGTGTTCTTCGTTGTGGCGGCTCATATAGTGGGTGACGACTCCCCCACCCATCGAAAAGCCCGCGAGCGTAACGTTCTCGACATCGAGTTCGTCGAGAACCGCTTTGAGGTCGTCAGCGAACATATCGAAGTCGTATTCACTCCACGGTTTACTCGACTGCCCGTAGCCACGGAGGTCGACACCGATACACCTGATATCGTCTCTCGGGAGTTGGATGTACTGATATTCGAACATCCGATGGCTTAGTGGCCATCCGTGAATAAACACGATCGGTGTCCCCGATCCCCAGTCCTGAACGAACAGCTCGACCCCCTGTTCGACTTCTATTCGGGTCATGTTGACCACGCTCAAAATTGAGACTGTTATAAATAGTTATTTGCTGCGGTGATTCGGAGTACCGGTTATTACTCGTCAAGTGCGGTTGAACACCCCTGAGTAGCGTGAACGGCCAGGGTCCTGTCTGTTCGTCTACCGGTCAGGTGAAGTGTGACTGATGCCCGACCAAGTCGACGTAATTCGGATTGCATGCTACGTAAGCGGTGCGTCCTACCTCGCCAATCGCCGTCTCGGTCGTGGATGGCCGGAGCGGTATCGCACCATGTACGACGATTCACGGGTTTTCAAGACACCCGACCCGACGAGGGGAATCAGTCGAAACAACCCTCATCGTCTCGTCTCCGCCCGACGACACCCACTCTGCCAACACTCGCTAACTTAACCTGCATTACCTCCTCGCCACAACAATCACCCTGTTCCGGACCCACCTTCCCACATGACCAAAGAAGCCGCCCTCTCGTGGTTGCTGGAGCACGGTAGCGTCCCGACCGCGGTCCTGAAACCCGTCGCGACGAAACTCGGCATCTCGACCAACTACCTTGGCGCGGCGCTGTTCGCGGGCCAGGTCGTCTACGAGAACCAGGAAACCATCGTCACCTACGCCAACAAAGGCGGCATCACGGTGGGGCAGTTCCTCTACGAGCGCTCGCGAGAGCGCTACGGCGAGGACCACCCGTTGACCCGCCACCTGAAGGGGGACGTCGACGCGATTACCGAAGCGTTCGAGGGGACCGAGGAGGAAGCCCGCACCTTCGCGGCGTTCTACCGGCGATACCGCGCGGTGGACCGCCGGCACCGACTCACCGACGAGGTGGACCTCGACGCGTTCGAGTCGCTCGCGGAAAACGTGTCCGACGTCCGGGGGACGATGCCTGGTCTTTGGGAAACGACATCGGGGCTTCGGGAGACAACGTCGGGCCTCAGAGGGGCGACGTCGGACCTTCGGGAGACGGTCCCGGACCTCCGAGAGACGACGTCGGACCTTCGAGGAACGATGCCCGACGTCCGTGAGACGGTACCCGGCATCCGGAGAGACGCCCGAGACACAGATTCCGAGGAGTCGGTCGATATCCCCGTCACCGAACCCGAGTGAGGCCGGACCGACGACGGCGACGCGTCGAGTTCGAAGCCGGGACGGTGGTGGGAATCGCGCGCTTTCACTTCCGCCGCGGAGGGACACTACTTTACCCCCGCTTCGAAACGACTCCCGCATGGCGAGTCGAACTGCGACGACGGACGGCGACGAAGTCTTCGACCGGTTCTGCGACGCGCTCACCCGCGAGAAGGGCGGTAGCCACGTCTACCTCAAGGCCGCCCACGTCCTCGGGCGGAGCGTCGGCGACTGCTCGCTCGTCGGCCTCGTCGAGGGCGGCGACCGAGTCGCGTACCACTGGACGACCGACGAGGCGTTCGTCTCGGTCGTTCCGTTCGACGAAACCGGCGTCCACGCCAGCCGGGGAACGACGTTCGAACTTGAAGCCGACGTCGCGTCCGGAGCGAGCGTCGGGTCGGCGCTGGCCGACGTCGAGTTCGCGTGGCTCCACCCGGCCTACCGGGAACTGCTCGCTTCGGCGTAGCGCCCCCCCGACTACCGGGTGACGGGGACCGGCCGGTGTACTCGACAGGACCCAACTGTCACGGGGGAACATCCATAACCGTCCCGACCGTCAGTAGTGGTATGAGTTCTACCGACAGGCCGACCGCCCGAGACGTGATGTCGAGTCCGCTGGAAACCATCTCGAAAGACGCCACGGTGATGGACGCCGCGAAGCGGATGCGCGAGAAGGACATCAGCGCGCTGGTCGTCACGACCACGCCGCGGGCGATAATCAGCAGTACCGACGTGATCGAGGCCGTCGCCGACGGTCGCGACACGTCTGAGCTACAGGTGGCCGACGTGATGACCTCGAACGTCGAGACGGTCACGCCCGACCTCTACATGGAGGAGATCGCCGCGATGATGACGACCTACGGCATCAAGCACCTCCCGGTCGTCGACGACGAGTACCTCGGCATGGTCTCCTCGACCGACGTCACTGCCCACCTGTCGTAGGTGGCCGCCGAACCGTCCGTCGAGGGCGACGCCGCCGTCGCCACGCGCGGTCAACTCGCGCCGAATTCGTCGAAGCCGACCTGTTCGCCGATGTCAATCTCTTCGATGATATCGGGCGAGTCGTTCGCCGGGTCGTTCACCCGCTTCGAGACGGGGTACGCCCGGAGGTCGTCGTCCGGGTAGGGGTCCAGCACCGACTGCAAGCGAGTTTCGTCGGTGGCGGTCAGCCACGTCCGCTCGTCGGCCCGGTCGAGTATCACCGGCATCCGGTCGTGGACGTCCGCGACGGTTTCGTTCGCCTCGGTCGTGACGATGGTCGCGGTTTCTCGGACTCCGTCGGGTCCCTCCCACGTCTCCCACAGTCCGGCGAACGCGAACGGCTGGTCGTCGCGACGCGTGATTCGGTAGGGCTGTTTGGACCCTCGCCGACCCTTCCACTCGTAGAACCCGTCGGCGAGGACGAGACACCGGCGTTGCTCGAACGCCTCGCGGAACATCGGCTTCTCGACGACGGTTTCGGCCCGCGCGTTGATCGGCCGCGGCGAATCGTCGGGGTCGTCGACCCAGGACGGAATCAGCCCCCATTCGAACTGGTCGATTTCGTCGACGACGTCGTTCCGGACGGTCGCGAGGTCGTCGCCCGGCGCGACGTTGTACCGCGGGGTAATCGATTCGACCGCAGTCGCGTCGAAACGCTCTTCGAGGACCGACTGCGGGACGAAGAGCGAGGTTCGTCCGCACATACCACCGACTACGCGCGCCGGGAGCATAACGCCCCGGTTCGGCGACGGAGCGAGTCGCCAGTCCCCCGGAGTCTCACCCCCACGTTATCCGACGAGGCACCCCGGCGAGGAACCCCAGCGAGATTCCGTAACAGTTGAGTCGCCTCGGTGAACAGCGTCGCCAACTCCGATGCAATCCGTCGTCCAGTGGCTCGCGCCGGGTGCGGTCCTCCTCGCCACGCTGGTGCTGGGAGTCTGCGCCCACGAACTCCTGCACCTCGTCCCGCTCCGCCTCGCGAACGCCTCCTACACCGTGACCCTCCTCCCGGCGAACGACGTCGCCGACTCGTCGACCGCCTGGACCTCGCTCCAGAACGCTTTCGCCGGCGGACTCGTCCGAGTCGAGGTGACCCACGTGCCGCCGAGCGCGCCAGACTGGGCCGTTCGAATCGCCGCCATCCTCCCCGTCGCGCTGGCGCTCCCGCTCCTGCTGGTCGCGGCCGGCGTCCTCCCGAACCCCCTCGCGGCCGGCGACAGGGTCGCGACCGCGGCGCTCCTCGGCGCGACGGCCTGCGGCCTCCCCAGTCCCGCCGACTGGTCGGTCGTCTGGTACGGCGCCGACCGCCGTCTCGACGCCTCGACGCCCGAGGAGTGACGGTGTCGCCGACCGCGCCGTCCGAACCCCATCGAACTAACACCCTCCGTTTCGAACCGTCCCGCAGATGAAGTCCCACGAACACGCCGCGCTCGGGGCCGTCGCCTCCGGCGCGCTCGTTCTTGCGCTTCCCGACATCTCCCTCCCCGTCGAAGCTGGCGTCCTCTTCGCGTACGGCGTCATGCTGAGCGTCTTCGTCGACCTCGACCACTTCGTCGCGGCCAGGCTCCACGCCGGGGACTGGTCGCACCTCCGGCGGTGCGTGACCGACCCCGTGTTCGCGTTCACGCGCCAGGAGGAGGTGTTCGAGGGCGTGGACACGAACCGGCTCGAAACCCACCGCCTGCTCAGCCACGCGCTCGTCGGCGGTCTGCTCGTCGCCGCGGCGGCGTTCCTGGCGCCGGTCTACGCACTGTTCACCGCGGTCGTCCTCTACGTGCACGTCGTCGCCGACCTCCTGCGCGACGGCAGTATCGCCTGATTTCGCTCCTCTGCGCTCGCCGTCGGTCGGTTCGCCGCCTCGAATGCCGAGA comes from the Halorussus vallis genome and includes:
- a CDS encoding CBS domain-containing protein, giving the protein MSSTDRPTARDVMSSPLETISKDATVMDAAKRMREKDISALVVTTTPRAIISSTDVIEAVADGRDTSELQVADVMTSNVETVTPDLYMEEIAAMMTTYGIKHLPVVDDEYLGMVSSTDVTAHLS
- a CDS encoding PAS domain-containing protein encodes the protein MYYSVYSPADTKLSRVTVGRTDPTYRDGIQQVPTKEMLFLLRYGEGAMSSGGITLDEVLAACERVGKVCDPVTASEVGEELGCTRRAALNKLDELAERGDIESKTVGARSRVWWRPPDRSSAYEQADTDDAPAPSSVTVDESLDEIDKRLEAELDKVFGRISEGFYALDNQWKFTYVSERAKELIDAQDMDLVEESFWEVFDDEADTAFSENYRTAMETQEPTFFEVYDETLDAWYEVHAYPSESGLSVYLRDVTNLVERERELEQSERRYRALVEHFPNGAVALVDEDLHYRTVGGNPLDVADVTVEAIENRPVREALPPKLADELVPRYEAAMEGESNSFEAEYDDRTFEFHIVPVRDDDGNVFAALGMSQDVTKRKESERELERALDLLERTERIADVGGWEIDVDTQDVFWTDHIFELLEVDADEEPPLDEALNMYHEEDQPIVEAAVEDALASGDSFDIEVRIHTDHSGIRWLRLQGVPETVDGDVVSFRGAAQDITEQKERERELQERNDRLDSFASMLAHELRNPVTIGQIYSQQLPDETESDAVEYVTEAFDRIEDMIDVLLVLTQGREAIGERTPIHLADAAREAWDKVEAPEATLNIEFDYTTQADKTYVQHLFRNLFENAVEHGGSDVTITVGGLPTGFFVADDGHGIPAGERDGVFEAGYTTAADQGGTGLGLAYVKELAEVYEWEYTVTESSTGGARVEFTNVDQAAPSN
- a CDS encoding SOS response-associated peptidase encodes the protein MCGRTSLFVPQSVLEERFDATAVESITPRYNVAPGDDLATVRNDVVDEIDQFEWGLIPSWVDDPDDSPRPINARAETVVEKPMFREAFEQRRCLVLADGFYEWKGRRGSKQPYRITRRDDQPFAFAGLWETWEGPDGVRETATIVTTEANETVADVHDRMPVILDRADERTWLTATDETRLQSVLDPYPDDDLRAYPVSKRVNDPANDSPDIIEEIDIGEQVGFDEFGAS
- a CDS encoding alpha/beta fold hydrolase, whose product is MTRIEVEQGVELFVQDWGSGTPIVFIHGWPLSHRMFEYQYIQLPRDDIRCIGVDLRGYGQSSKPWSEYDFDMFADDLKAVLDELDVENVTLAGFSMGGGVVTHYMSRHNEEHVAKLALLGAASPVLAKKPDFPEGADEAAFMDLARGCYEDRAKVSSDFADSMFHSAPSPELKDWFQNMSMESSPQAMADSIEAVGEMDLRSDLADISVPTLICHGVHDQACPFELTAEKLHDGIEDTELVRFEESGHALFYEEKEKLNQELADFSK
- a CDS encoding HalOD1 output domain-containing protein, which encodes MCEESPTDGAIGTENVNLEYHISKGETVVDGVLNAVEKANSNSAQLEDDSTITDSVGDSLPPLFDAVEPVALNNLILTSSGQNLEISFPFAGYEIVVTCPNTIRVHEHPSAASATE